A DNA window from Actinomadura coerulea contains the following coding sequences:
- the glgB gene encoding 1,4-alpha-glucan branching protein GlgB, whose translation MARVTRAEIDRLVGGDHHDPHGVLGAHPGRDGVTVRALRPLAEKVEVVLPSGDRHPLRHFHQGVFAGTLPAGSSLAGTEKDRAPLAVPDYRLAVTYGDGIETIQDDPYRHLPTLGELDLHLIGEGRHEELWRALGARVRSYASALGTVTGTAFAVWAPTARGVRVIGDFNHWDGRAYPMRSLGSTGVWELFVPGVGDGTCYKYEILGADGVWRAKADPMAQATERPPATASRVFTSSYEWEDGAWMDARKEHDWLREPMSAYEVHLGSWRPGLGYRELAEELTQYVSDMGFTHVELLPVTEHPYGPSWGYQVTSYYAPTARFGDPDDFRYLIDRLHQAGIGVIMDWVPAHFPKDEWALARFDGTALYEHDDPKRGEHPDWGTLVFNFGRAEVRNFLVANASFWLEEFHIDGLRVDAVASMLYLDYSRKEGEWTPNIYGGRENLEAISFIQEMNATVYKRNPGIMTIAEESTAWPGVSRPTHLGGLGFGFKWNMGWMHDTLEYLRHEPVFRNYHHNEITFSLVYAFSENYVLPLSHDEVVHGKGSLLSKMPGDSWQQFAGLRALLAYMWSHPGKQLLFMGQEFGQGAEWAEERPLDWWLLDNASEGANHLGLQKLVRDLNHAYQAEPALWTRDSDHEGFRWIDGNDAGGNTLSYLRYGTAPDGGEPPVVACVVNFAGNPHENYRVGLPRAGRWRELVNTDAYEYGGSGVGNLGRIEATPEPWHGLPASAEMRVPPLGAVWLVPE comes from the coding sequence ATGGCACGGGTGACGCGCGCGGAGATCGATCGACTCGTCGGCGGCGACCACCATGATCCACACGGCGTCCTCGGGGCGCATCCCGGACGGGACGGGGTGACGGTGCGGGCGTTGCGCCCGCTCGCCGAGAAGGTCGAGGTCGTGCTGCCCAGCGGCGACCGGCACCCGCTCCGGCACTTCCACCAGGGGGTGTTCGCCGGGACGCTGCCCGCCGGGTCGTCGCTCGCGGGCACCGAGAAGGACCGGGCGCCCCTCGCCGTCCCCGATTACCGGCTCGCCGTCACCTACGGGGACGGGATCGAGACGATCCAGGACGACCCCTACCGGCACCTGCCGACGCTCGGCGAACTCGACCTGCACCTGATCGGCGAGGGACGGCACGAGGAGCTGTGGCGCGCGCTCGGCGCCCGCGTCCGCTCCTACGCGTCCGCGCTCGGCACGGTGACCGGGACGGCCTTCGCGGTGTGGGCGCCGACGGCGCGGGGCGTGCGGGTCATCGGCGACTTCAACCACTGGGACGGCCGCGCGTACCCCATGCGGTCGCTCGGCTCCACCGGCGTCTGGGAGCTGTTCGTCCCGGGCGTCGGCGACGGCACGTGCTACAAGTACGAGATCCTCGGGGCCGACGGCGTGTGGCGCGCCAAGGCCGATCCGATGGCGCAGGCCACCGAGCGTCCGCCCGCGACGGCGTCCCGCGTCTTCACCTCCTCCTACGAGTGGGAGGACGGCGCCTGGATGGACGCGCGCAAGGAGCACGACTGGCTGCGCGAACCCATGAGCGCCTACGAGGTGCACCTCGGGTCGTGGCGGCCTGGGCTCGGCTACAGGGAACTGGCGGAGGAGCTGACGCAGTACGTCAGCGACATGGGCTTCACCCACGTGGAGTTGCTGCCCGTCACCGAGCACCCCTACGGACCATCCTGGGGCTACCAGGTGACGTCCTACTACGCGCCCACCGCGCGTTTCGGCGACCCCGACGACTTCCGCTACCTCATCGACCGCCTCCACCAGGCCGGTATCGGCGTCATCATGGACTGGGTGCCCGCCCACTTCCCCAAGGACGAGTGGGCGCTGGCCCGGTTCGACGGCACCGCCCTCTACGAGCACGACGATCCGAAGCGCGGCGAGCACCCCGACTGGGGGACGCTCGTGTTCAACTTCGGTCGCGCCGAGGTCCGCAACTTCCTCGTCGCGAACGCGTCGTTCTGGCTGGAGGAGTTCCACATCGACGGGCTGCGCGTGGACGCCGTCGCCTCGATGCTGTACCTCGACTACTCGCGCAAGGAGGGCGAGTGGACGCCCAACATCTACGGCGGGCGGGAGAACCTCGAGGCCATCTCCTTCATCCAGGAGATGAACGCGACGGTCTACAAGCGCAACCCCGGCATCATGACGATCGCGGAGGAGTCGACGGCGTGGCCCGGCGTCTCCCGCCCGACCCATCTCGGCGGGCTCGGGTTCGGGTTCAAGTGGAACATGGGCTGGATGCACGACACGCTCGAATACCTGCGCCACGAGCCGGTGTTCCGGAACTACCACCACAACGAGATCACGTTCTCGCTGGTGTACGCGTTCTCGGAGAACTACGTCCTGCCGCTGTCGCACGACGAGGTCGTCCACGGCAAGGGCTCGCTGCTGAGCAAGATGCCGGGCGACTCCTGGCAGCAGTTCGCCGGGCTGCGGGCGCTGCTGGCCTACATGTGGTCGCATCCCGGCAAGCAACTGCTGTTCATGGGCCAGGAGTTCGGGCAGGGCGCCGAATGGGCCGAGGAGCGCCCGCTGGACTGGTGGCTGCTGGACAACGCCTCCGAGGGGGCCAACCACCTCGGGCTGCAGAAGCTCGTACGCGACCTGAACCACGCCTACCAGGCCGAGCCCGCACTGTGGACGCGCGACAGCGACCACGAGGGGTTCCGCTGGATCGACGGCAACGACGCGGGCGGCAACACCCTCTCCTACCTGCGCTACGGGACCGCGCCGGACGGCGGCGAACCGCCCGTCGTGGCGTGCGTCGTCAACTTCGCCGGGAACCCGCACGAGAACTACCGGGTGGGCCTCCCCCGTGCGGGCCGCTGGCGCGAACTCGTCAACACCGACGCCTACGAGTACGGCGGCAGCGGCGTCGGCAACCTCGGCCGGATCGAGGCGACGCCGGAGCCGTGGCACGGGCTGCCCGCGTCGGCGGAGATGCGCGTCCCTCCCCTGGGGGCGGTGTGGCTCGTTCCTGAATAG
- a CDS encoding maltokinase N-terminal cap-like domain-containing protein gives MTVAPSAPQPDTSLVRLLAGWLPRQRWFGGKDGPIHDLTIGTATELLHGDPSLHHLVLDVRQDDTTDHYQLLLGARRDLPEHLAPVAIGRLESPGLDITGYVYDAAHDAELTRPLLGLMADERTVGPLTFRRAPGTGIRTDLDAAPIPGEQSNTSLIFGDAYICKLFRRLSPGVSPDLEVNLALSRRGCEHVPNVHGWIELQPGALGTANGSAPDASAGGTDSGGDEPVTLALLSEFLRTATDGWQLALTSVRDWFAQPAPPGPPEPPSAPTTRDAGAAGGDFAAEAERLGAATAEVHRDLAAAFGVTQAPPELLREIVFAMHEQLDQVSAAVPQLRPYAPAIREVFDRVAAEAAPLPFQRVHGDYHLGQVLRTDSGWTLLDFEGEPARTPAERRAPAHPLRDVAGMLRSFEYAARFLLAREGDLPPEASDELELRAQAWAEWNRAAFCAGYAAAGGPDPAAHATLVRAFEFDKAVYEIRYEARNRPSWLPVPLRSLARLAG, from the coding sequence GTGACCGTGGCGCCGTCCGCTCCACAGCCCGACACCTCTCTCGTCCGGCTCCTGGCCGGCTGGCTGCCGCGGCAGCGGTGGTTCGGCGGCAAAGACGGCCCCATCCACGACCTCACCATCGGCACCGCCACCGAACTCCTGCACGGCGACCCCTCCCTGCACCACCTCGTCCTCGACGTCCGCCAGGACGACACCACCGACCACTACCAGCTCCTGCTCGGCGCCCGCCGCGACCTGCCCGAGCATCTCGCGCCGGTAGCGATCGGCCGGTTGGAAAGCCCCGGGCTGGACATCACCGGGTACGTCTACGACGCCGCCCACGACGCGGAGCTGACGCGCCCGCTGCTGGGACTCATGGCGGACGAGCGGACGGTCGGGCCGCTGACCTTCCGTCGCGCGCCCGGCACCGGCATCCGCACGGACCTGGACGCCGCGCCGATCCCGGGCGAGCAGAGCAACACCTCACTGATCTTCGGCGACGCCTACATCTGCAAGCTGTTCCGCCGCCTGTCCCCCGGCGTCAGCCCCGACCTGGAGGTCAACCTCGCGCTCTCCCGGCGGGGCTGCGAGCACGTCCCGAACGTGCACGGATGGATCGAGCTGCAGCCGGGCGCGCTGGGAACCGCGAACGGCTCCGCTCCGGACGCGTCCGCGGGCGGCACGGACTCCGGCGGGGACGAGCCGGTCACGCTCGCGCTGCTGTCGGAGTTCCTGCGCACCGCGACGGACGGCTGGCAGCTCGCGCTCACCAGCGTTCGCGACTGGTTCGCCCAGCCCGCGCCGCCGGGGCCGCCGGAGCCGCCGTCCGCGCCCACCACCCGCGACGCCGGGGCCGCCGGCGGGGACTTCGCCGCCGAGGCCGAGCGGCTCGGCGCGGCCACCGCCGAGGTGCACCGCGACCTCGCCGCCGCGTTCGGCGTGACGCAGGCGCCGCCCGAGCTGCTGCGGGAGATCGTCTTCGCGATGCACGAGCAGCTCGACCAGGTCAGCGCCGCGGTCCCGCAGCTGCGCCCCTACGCGCCCGCGATCCGCGAGGTGTTCGACCGGGTCGCCGCGGAGGCGGCGCCGCTGCCCTTCCAGCGCGTGCACGGCGACTACCACCTCGGCCAGGTCCTGCGCACCGACTCCGGGTGGACGCTGCTGGACTTCGAGGGCGAGCCGGCCCGCACGCCCGCCGAGCGCCGGGCGCCCGCGCACCCGCTGCGCGACGTCGCCGGGATGCTCCGCTCCTTCGAGTACGCCGCGCGGTTCCTGCTGGCCCGGGAGGGCGACCTGCCGCCGGAGGCCTCGGACGAGCTGGAGCTGCGCGCCCAGGCGTGGGCCGAGTGGAACCGGGCGGCGTTCTGCGCCGGCTACGCGGCCGCGGGCGGGCCCGACCCCGCGGCGCACGCGACGCTCGTCCGGGCCTTCGAGTTCGACAAGGCCGTGTACGAGATCCGGTACGAGGCGCGGAACCGTCCGTCGTGGCTGCCCGTGCCGCTGCGGTCCCTGGCCCGGCTGGCGGGCTGA
- a CDS encoding ACT domain-containing protein, producing the protein MRLHIVPGQFMVEHLPHSTFPEDDEWVALIRAPEGLTVIRDASPFAETDRWVGFYGDPGDLDTPGVLAGIVGPVAEAGVPVFVVSTYHSDLVLVPEHRSEVAAGALRDAGHRVEN; encoded by the coding sequence ATGCGCCTGCACATAGTCCCCGGCCAGTTCATGGTGGAGCACCTCCCGCACTCGACGTTCCCGGAGGACGACGAGTGGGTCGCGCTCATCCGGGCCCCCGAGGGACTCACCGTGATCCGGGACGCCTCGCCGTTCGCCGAGACGGACCGGTGGGTCGGCTTCTACGGCGACCCGGGCGACCTCGACACGCCCGGCGTGCTCGCCGGCATTGTGGGGCCGGTGGCCGAGGCCGGCGTGCCCGTCTTCGTCGTCTCGACGTACCACTCCGACCTCGTGCTCGTCCCGGAGCACCGGTCGGAGGTGGCGGCGGGGGCGCTGCGCGACGCCGGCCACCGCGTCGAGAACTGA
- a CDS encoding GntR family transcriptional regulator — MTPVPDRPAYLRIADTLREGIRDGSLPPGTRLPTLAALCDLHGVSEIVVRQAVALLRGEGLVETRRGGGTLVRAVPPARRVAMERYRAVAEPAAVPETTFTRDQKIAWEEYRLDREFSRVRADDDLGALFELPSGTELLRRRFVFYAREEPQQISVNYLPWDVVGDTPVADPAREPWPGGTLAQLAYLGYPPTRVEEAVRSRMPTPEEAETLNMAGGVPVLAITRRMLSRAGVMEVCREIVLPADRVVLDYAIDL; from the coding sequence GTGACGCCGGTGCCGGATCGTCCCGCCTACCTGCGCATCGCCGACACCCTGCGAGAAGGGATCCGGGACGGCAGCCTCCCGCCGGGGACGCGGCTGCCGACCCTCGCCGCGCTGTGCGACCTCCACGGCGTCTCGGAGATCGTCGTGCGGCAGGCCGTCGCGCTGCTGCGCGGCGAGGGCCTGGTGGAGACCCGCCGCGGGGGAGGGACGCTCGTCCGGGCCGTCCCGCCGGCGCGCCGCGTGGCGATGGAGCGCTACCGCGCGGTGGCCGAGCCGGCGGCGGTCCCCGAGACCACGTTCACCCGCGACCAGAAGATCGCGTGGGAGGAGTACCGGCTGGACCGGGAGTTCTCCCGCGTCAGGGCCGACGACGACCTCGGCGCGCTGTTCGAGCTGCCGTCCGGCACCGAGCTGCTGCGCCGCCGGTTCGTCTTCTACGCGCGCGAGGAGCCGCAGCAGATCTCCGTCAACTACCTGCCGTGGGACGTGGTCGGCGACACGCCCGTCGCCGACCCGGCGCGCGAGCCCTGGCCCGGCGGGACGCTCGCGCAGCTGGCCTACCTCGGGTACCCGCCGACCCGCGTCGAGGAGGCCGTCCGCTCCCGCATGCCGACGCCCGAGGAGGCCGAGACCCTGAACATGGCGGGCGGGGTGCCGGTGCTCGCCATCACCCGCCGCATGCTGTCGCGCGCCGGCGTCATGGAGGTCTGCCGCGAGATCGTGCTGCCCGCCGACCGGGTCGTCCTCGACTACGCCATCGACCTGTGA